From the Leptospira biflexa serovar Patoc strain 'Patoc 1 (Paris)' genome, one window contains:
- a CDS encoding acetylxylan esterase: protein MSQIVSFDECFQTVPKLDPPSDLDSFWKSGIGELKKVPIKATYKTVLKGSFIWESLNDISFQSIDNHVLHGKLAIPRKRGDRPVVVYFHDYLAIPEEIQKGYSDLGVAQLHITLRGHGDEMVQMPVDPTTGKSPIGWTPNYFAHGLDQKEEFYMRKLYLDVIRTIEFLRLSDGIDGDQIILHGKSIGSALAVFGAAYSDRIKGLILETPSFCYIDKEQMSLKGNPWVRELTPFFEKRATKKIDYKKELAYFDAMNFAKKIKIPALFSCGMEDQISHPKSTFALFNHMNCDKRMQIYPTEGNEAGKEKQPQANLEFVKEIFGL from the coding sequence ATGTCGCAAATCGTTAGTTTTGACGAATGTTTTCAAACCGTTCCAAAATTGGATCCTCCAAGTGATTTAGATAGTTTTTGGAAATCTGGAATCGGTGAACTGAAAAAAGTTCCTATCAAAGCCACATATAAAACAGTGCTGAAGGGTTCCTTTATTTGGGAATCTCTAAATGATATCAGTTTTCAAAGTATCGACAATCATGTGTTACATGGTAAACTGGCGATTCCAAGAAAACGTGGAGATCGCCCAGTAGTTGTGTATTTTCATGATTATCTTGCCATCCCTGAGGAAATCCAAAAAGGATATTCTGATTTGGGTGTGGCGCAACTTCACATCACCTTACGTGGACATGGCGATGAAATGGTACAGATGCCGGTGGACCCAACAACTGGCAAATCCCCGATAGGATGGACACCGAATTATTTTGCTCATGGACTGGACCAAAAAGAAGAGTTTTATATGCGAAAACTTTATTTGGATGTCATTAGGACCATTGAATTTTTAAGACTTTCGGATGGGATCGATGGAGACCAAATCATCCTTCATGGTAAGTCCATCGGATCTGCATTGGCTGTTTTTGGTGCAGCATATTCTGATCGAATTAAAGGTTTAATCCTCGAGACACCTTCTTTTTGTTACATTGATAAAGAACAAATGTCTTTAAAAGGAAATCCATGGGTAAGAGAACTCACGCCATTTTTTGAAAAAAGAGCAACGAAAAAAATCGATTATAAAAAAGAGTTAGCTTATTTTGATGCAATGAACTTTGCCAAAAAGATTAAAATCCCTGCCCTATTTTCATGTGGTATGGAAGACCAAATTTCGCATCCCAAGTCTACCTTCGCATTATTCAATCATATGAATTGTGATAAACGAATGCAAATTTATCCAACGGAAGGAAATGAAGCAGGCAAAGAAAAACAACCACAAGCCAACCTTGAGTTTGTAAAAGAAATTTTTGGATTATGA
- the folD gene encoding bifunctional methylenetetrahydrofolate dehydrogenase/methenyltetrahydrofolate cyclohydrolase FolD, producing the protein MKSSILLDGKAISEKIRNRIQETLAKAKAEGKGIPTLATILVGNNPASETYVNMKVKACEKVGMHSRYIRLKEETTTEELLGEIRKLNLDPSINGILLQHPVPHQIDERKAFDEIALEKDVDGVTTISFGKLSMNSEAYYPCTPYGMVLLLQEYGIDVTGKHAVVVGRSPILGKPMAIMLTNLNATVTLCHSKTEDLPSLVKQADIIVGAVGKPEFIKAEWMKEGVVILDAGYNVGNVGDIEVSKAKDKSSYYTPVPGGVGPMTISVLLLQTMYSFLGQFSPKLESHVANR; encoded by the coding sequence ATGAAATCTAGCATCCTATTAGACGGTAAAGCGATTTCCGAAAAAATCCGAAATCGAATCCAAGAAACATTAGCAAAAGCAAAAGCCGAAGGTAAGGGAATTCCCACTTTGGCAACCATCCTTGTTGGGAATAACCCTGCATCGGAAACCTATGTGAACATGAAGGTAAAAGCCTGTGAAAAAGTGGGTATGCATTCGCGTTACATACGTTTGAAGGAAGAAACCACTACCGAAGAACTCTTAGGCGAAATTCGAAAACTCAATTTAGATCCGAGTATCAATGGAATCTTATTACAACATCCAGTCCCTCACCAAATCGATGAACGTAAGGCCTTTGATGAAATCGCATTAGAAAAAGATGTGGATGGGGTGACAACTATTTCATTTGGAAAATTGTCCATGAATAGCGAAGCCTATTATCCGTGCACTCCGTACGGTATGGTTCTACTCTTACAAGAATATGGAATCGATGTGACAGGAAAACATGCAGTGGTTGTGGGAAGGTCTCCTATCCTTGGAAAACCAATGGCCATCATGTTGACCAATTTGAATGCTACTGTGACACTTTGCCATTCGAAAACAGAAGATTTACCATCACTTGTCAAACAAGCCGATATCATTGTTGGTGCTGTTGGGAAACCGGAATTCATCAAAGCTGAATGGATGAAAGAGGGAGTCGTGATTTTGGATGCTGGGTACAATGTGGGCAATGTCGGAGATATTGAAGTTTCTAAGGCCAAAGATAAATCCTCTTATTATACTCCAGTACCTGGTGGTGTGGGACCGATGACCATTTCTGTTTTACTCTTACAAACGATGTATAGTTTTTTAGGTCAATTTTCGCCTAAGTTGGAGTCTCATGTCGCAAATCGTTAG
- the asnS gene encoding asparagine--tRNA ligase, with translation MIPSLEPKETRPSLSNNTQPLKGWVQGLRGNNHVQFLQLRTNGKILQVVCEKESLGEDLFKQIKSLPQETSITVTGKWQENAKAPGGEELVLESFHIVGASSDYPITPKDHGPDFLHNHRHLWLRSKRQLAIQRVRSELSFAIREFFRNEGYTLIDTPILTGSIGESAGTLFSTEYFDLGQAYLAQTGQLYLETAAFAHSKVYCFGPTFRAEKSKTKRHLTEFWMLEAETAFLGQEGNLDLQERFVKSVLTVTVERTIEDLKTLERNPETLLSYLNKPFPRVEYETAIQILKEAGESIEWGEDINAEREQILTTHFGTAIFIQNFPRAIKAFYMKQNPGDPRTVLSADLIAPDGIGEIIGGSEREESYEKIVERLQEEGLPPEDYAWYLDLRKYGSVPHAGFGMGLERVIAWICGLPHIRECIPFPRMIYRLTP, from the coding sequence ATGATTCCAAGTTTAGAACCAAAAGAGACCCGTCCGTCCCTCTCAAACAATACCCAACCATTAAAAGGTTGGGTGCAAGGCCTTCGCGGCAATAACCATGTCCAATTTTTGCAACTTCGTACCAATGGAAAAATCTTACAAGTTGTCTGCGAAAAAGAGTCCTTAGGAGAGGATCTCTTCAAACAAATCAAATCATTGCCCCAAGAAACTTCGATTACGGTTACAGGGAAATGGCAAGAAAATGCAAAGGCTCCTGGCGGTGAGGAATTGGTTTTGGAATCCTTCCATATCGTTGGTGCCTCATCTGATTACCCCATCACACCAAAAGACCACGGGCCTGATTTTTTACACAACCATAGGCATTTGTGGTTACGATCCAAACGCCAACTTGCCATCCAAAGGGTACGCTCTGAGTTGTCCTTTGCCATCAGGGAGTTCTTCCGTAACGAAGGTTACACACTCATAGATACCCCCATCCTTACAGGCTCGATTGGAGAATCGGCTGGGACTTTATTTTCCACTGAATACTTCGATTTGGGCCAAGCGTACCTGGCCCAGACAGGGCAACTTTATTTGGAGACAGCTGCCTTTGCCCATTCCAAGGTATATTGTTTTGGACCGACGTTTCGAGCCGAAAAAAGTAAAACCAAACGACACCTAACGGAATTTTGGATGTTAGAAGCAGAAACTGCATTTTTGGGACAAGAGGGAAATTTAGACCTACAGGAGCGATTCGTGAAATCTGTTCTGACAGTCACGGTCGAACGAACGATAGAGGACTTAAAAACCTTAGAACGAAACCCGGAAACTCTGCTTTCTTACCTAAACAAACCGTTTCCACGAGTGGAATACGAAACTGCCATTCAAATCCTAAAAGAAGCAGGGGAAAGTATCGAATGGGGTGAAGACATCAATGCAGAACGAGAACAAATCCTCACCACTCATTTCGGAACAGCCATCTTCATTCAAAATTTCCCTCGTGCCATCAAAGCCTTTTATATGAAACAAAATCCAGGTGACCCAAGGACCGTTTTGTCAGCTGATTTGATAGCTCCAGATGGGATCGGCGAAATCATTGGTGGTTCGGAAAGGGAAGAATCCTATGAAAAAATTGTAGAACGTTTACAAGAAGAAGGCCTTCCGCCAGAAGATTATGCCTGGTATCTGGACCTAAGAAAGTATGGTTCTGTACCTCATGCGGGATTTGGAATGGGTCTGGAACGTGTGATCGCCTGGATCTGTGGATTGCCTCATATTCGGGAGTGTATTCCTTTTCCAAGGATGATTTACCGTTTGACACCATAA